The following are encoded together in the Mesoterricola sediminis genome:
- a CDS encoding helix-turn-helix transcriptional regulator has protein sequence MAHPILENRVREVRTARGLTQQDLADAVGVSRQSINSIEQGRYVPSLPLALQLARHFGLATDDLFTLKES, from the coding sequence ATGGCCCATCCCATCCTCGAGAACCGCGTGCGCGAGGTCCGCACGGCGCGGGGCCTCACCCAGCAGGATCTGGCGGACGCGGTGGGGGTGTCCCGCCAGAGCATCAATTCCATCGAGCAGGGGCGCTATGTGCCCAGCCTGCCCCTGGCCCTGCAGCTGGCGCGGCACTTCGGGCTGGCCACCGACGACCTGTTCACCCTCAAGGAGTCCTGA
- the glmS gene encoding glutamine--fructose-6-phosphate transaminase (isomerizing), with the protein MCGIVGYIGSQAAAPILVDGLRSLEYRGYDSAGIALNPGDGRFRVTRASGKLNNLQARVDMADPTSLGIGHTRWATHGRPTEANAHPHRSPDGTVVAVHNGIFENFLELRAELTAAGHAFATETDTECLPILVSHLMASGLAFREAFRQAIGRMHGIYAVACLHAADPGRVLVARSGPPLVVGLGEGENFIASDVIPLLRHTRRVIYLEDGDLAEITREGVSLFRLDGTAVQRPVFTVPYDPVAAEKGGFKHFMQKEIFEQPLAVSNTLLDRLPLDGGEIPLDLPYTLDELRAIRRITILACGTSRHAGLVGQFYLEHLARIGVEVDYGSEYRYRDPVVPEGTLAIGITQSGETADTLAALKEAASRGARTLAICNVMGATAARQAEATLLTHAGPEIGVASTKAFTTQLVVLLLLALRLGEARGTLAPGQREEIIQALRELPALLERAGGMDRQLHAWAQKWHEATDFLYLGRGPLYPIALEGALKLKELSYIHAEGYPAGEMKHGPIALIDRHLPIVALMPRDAHREKVLSNLQEAAARDGRILALVEEGDTGLDHIAEDVLALPRVNPWLAPILYVVPLQLLSYHIAVIRGCDVDQPRNLAKSVTVE; encoded by the coding sequence ATGTGCGGAATCGTCGGATACATCGGCAGCCAGGCCGCGGCCCCCATCCTCGTGGATGGCCTCCGCAGCCTCGAATACCGCGGCTATGACAGCGCCGGAATCGCCCTCAACCCCGGCGACGGCCGGTTCCGCGTGACCCGGGCCTCGGGCAAGCTCAACAACCTCCAGGCCCGGGTGGACATGGCGGATCCCACCTCGCTGGGCATCGGGCACACGCGGTGGGCCACCCACGGCCGGCCCACCGAAGCCAACGCCCACCCCCACCGCAGCCCCGACGGGACCGTGGTGGCTGTCCACAACGGCATCTTCGAGAACTTCCTGGAGCTCCGGGCCGAGCTGACGGCCGCGGGCCACGCCTTCGCCACGGAGACGGACACGGAGTGCCTGCCCATCCTGGTCTCCCACCTCATGGCCTCCGGCTTGGCGTTCCGGGAGGCCTTCCGCCAGGCCATCGGACGCATGCACGGGATCTACGCCGTGGCCTGCCTGCACGCGGCCGACCCCGGCCGGGTCCTGGTCGCCCGGAGCGGCCCCCCCCTCGTCGTGGGGCTGGGCGAAGGGGAGAACTTCATCGCCTCGGACGTCATCCCCCTCCTGCGCCACACCCGCCGGGTGATCTACCTGGAGGACGGCGACCTGGCGGAGATCACCCGGGAGGGCGTGTCCCTCTTCCGCCTGGACGGCACAGCCGTCCAGCGCCCCGTCTTCACCGTGCCCTACGACCCCGTGGCCGCGGAGAAGGGCGGGTTCAAGCACTTCATGCAGAAGGAGATCTTCGAGCAGCCGCTGGCCGTCTCCAACACCCTGCTGGACCGCCTCCCCCTGGACGGCGGGGAGATCCCCCTGGACCTGCCCTACACCCTGGACGAGCTCCGGGCCATCCGGCGCATCACCATCCTCGCCTGCGGCACCAGCCGGCACGCGGGGCTCGTGGGGCAGTTCTACCTGGAGCACCTGGCCCGCATCGGCGTCGAGGTGGACTACGGCTCCGAATACCGCTACCGGGATCCCGTGGTCCCCGAGGGCACCCTGGCCATCGGCATCACCCAGAGCGGCGAAACCGCCGACACCCTCGCCGCCCTCAAGGAAGCGGCTTCCCGGGGGGCCCGCACCCTGGCCATCTGCAACGTGATGGGCGCGACCGCGGCCCGCCAGGCGGAGGCCACCCTCCTCACCCACGCCGGCCCCGAGATCGGCGTCGCCTCCACCAAGGCCTTCACCACCCAGCTGGTGGTGCTCCTCCTCCTCGCCCTGCGCCTGGGCGAGGCCCGGGGCACCCTGGCCCCCGGCCAGCGGGAGGAGATCATCCAGGCCCTGCGCGAGCTCCCGGCCCTCCTCGAGCGCGCCGGCGGCATGGACCGCCAGCTCCACGCCTGGGCCCAGAAGTGGCACGAGGCCACGGACTTCCTCTACCTGGGCCGCGGCCCCCTCTACCCCATCGCCCTGGAAGGCGCCCTCAAGCTCAAGGAGCTCTCGTACATCCACGCCGAGGGCTACCCCGCCGGCGAGATGAAGCACGGCCCCATCGCCCTCATCGACCGGCACCTGCCCATCGTGGCCCTCATGCCCCGGGACGCCCACCGCGAGAAGGTCCTCTCGAACCTCCAGGAGGCCGCCGCCCGCGACGGGCGCATCCTCGCCCTCGTGGAGGAGGGGGACACGGGCCTGGACCACATCGCCGAGGACGTGCTGGCCCTGCCCAGGGTGAACCCCTGGCTGGCCCCCATCCTCTACGTCGTCCCCCTGCAGCTCCTCAGCTACCACATCGCCGTCATCCGCGGCTGCGACGTGGACCAGCCCCGGAACCTGGCCAAGAGCGTGACGGTCGAATGA